A portion of the Paenibacillus marchantiae genome contains these proteins:
- the mutL gene encoding DNA mismatch repair endonuclease MutL, giving the protein MAKIHVLDEHIANQIAAGEVVERPASVVKELLENSVDAGASKIDVTVEEGGLLRIRVKDNGSGIEPEDMEKAFYRHATSKIAHGRDLFQITSLGFRGEALASIAAVSKVEVLSASGNDGRGRRIVIEGGKLLSHEDETSPQGTDFEVKELFFNTPARLKYMKTIQTELGHISDVLYRMAMSHPNISFTLRHNENTLLQTLGNGDLLQVVAAIYGTSAAKAMLPIQGESLDYRVSGLISLPEWTRANRGGMSTIVNGRFIRNYGLNQAILKAYHTLLPINRFPLVVVQLEMHPSLVDVNVHPAKLEVRFSKEAELYEFVETTLRGILRKEVLIPQVTKQQIRRGDNSSFIQEQFLFPRGPLKEETESAGYGQQGPLGKYAGLTKMTSEDDDLDAPADVAPADVQSEPDGNGEGQTLPLPEAPPEIPPSYDPFGMLSGDSGSNVLKNYSDDENSHSDSASAVSGSTGAATDRAAQDALPSTEDKGLSTSQAPTSAYRSNSMNSPVREGRSSYNPSAVAAKGERSWKAPSLPDPARLASAVKSDVSMPAFPELSLIGQHHGTYLIAQNQDGLYLIDQHAAHERVNYEYYYEQFGNPAQASQELLLPITLEFTPSETEKLKTRLAWFEQAGVYLEHFGGQTFRVRSHPFWFPKGDEKDIIEEMSEWVLSERSIDVAKMREAASIMCSCKASIKANQKLTDQEAEVLIQRLGSCRQPYTCPHGRPIVVSFSTYDLEKLFKRVM; this is encoded by the coding sequence GTGGCGAAAATTCATGTGCTTGATGAACATATTGCCAACCAGATTGCAGCAGGTGAGGTGGTCGAACGGCCTGCTTCAGTCGTTAAGGAGCTGCTCGAAAACTCGGTGGATGCAGGCGCCTCCAAGATTGATGTTACGGTGGAAGAGGGCGGACTGCTCCGTATTCGGGTCAAAGACAATGGTTCCGGTATCGAGCCGGAAGATATGGAAAAGGCCTTCTATCGTCATGCAACTAGTAAAATAGCTCATGGCCGCGATTTGTTCCAGATCACAAGTCTTGGATTCCGGGGAGAGGCCTTGGCGAGTATTGCCGCTGTCTCCAAAGTGGAAGTGTTATCGGCCAGCGGGAATGATGGGCGAGGAAGACGAATCGTGATTGAGGGAGGCAAACTTCTCTCACATGAGGATGAAACCTCACCCCAAGGCACGGACTTTGAGGTGAAAGAACTATTTTTCAATACGCCAGCCAGGCTTAAATATATGAAAACGATCCAGACCGAGCTGGGACATATCTCGGATGTTCTCTATCGTATGGCAATGTCTCATCCTAACATCTCGTTCACGCTGCGTCATAATGAAAATACACTGCTTCAGACGCTGGGCAATGGGGATCTGCTGCAAGTGGTTGCAGCGATCTATGGTACTAGTGCCGCCAAAGCGATGCTCCCCATTCAGGGAGAGAGTCTGGACTATCGAGTGAGCGGGCTGATCAGTTTGCCGGAATGGACTCGTGCCAATCGTGGTGGCATGTCGACCATTGTGAATGGACGCTTTATTCGGAATTACGGGCTCAACCAGGCTATTCTGAAGGCGTATCATACGTTGCTGCCCATTAATCGGTTCCCACTTGTCGTGGTGCAATTGGAAATGCATCCATCCCTGGTCGATGTGAACGTGCATCCGGCGAAGCTGGAGGTTCGTTTCAGCAAGGAAGCGGAGCTGTATGAGTTTGTGGAAACGACACTGCGTGGAATTTTGCGGAAGGAAGTGCTCATTCCACAGGTAACCAAGCAGCAAATCAGACGTGGAGATAACAGTTCCTTTATCCAGGAACAGTTCCTGTTCCCGAGAGGTCCTCTAAAGGAGGAAACGGAATCCGCAGGGTATGGGCAACAGGGTCCATTGGGGAAATATGCTGGACTCACTAAAATGACTTCAGAGGACGATGATCTGGATGCTCCAGCTGATGTGGCTCCGGCTGATGTGCAATCAGAGCCTGATGGTAACGGTGAGGGTCAGACGCTGCCGTTGCCTGAAGCTCCACCCGAGATACCACCATCCTATGATCCATTTGGGATGTTGAGCGGGGACTCAGGATCTAATGTTTTGAAGAATTATAGTGATGACGAAAATTCCCATAGCGATTCAGCTTCTGCTGTGAGTGGAAGTACCGGTGCTGCTACAGATCGTGCTGCGCAAGATGCCTTACCTTCAACTGAAGATAAGGGGCTATCGACTTCACAGGCTCCGACTTCTGCGTATCGTTCCAATTCGATGAATTCTCCGGTTAGAGAAGGGCGTTCATCTTATAATCCATCTGCGGTGGCTGCAAAAGGAGAGCGGAGCTGGAAAGCTCCAAGTTTACCTGACCCGGCAAGGCTGGCATCTGCCGTTAAATCGGATGTTTCTATGCCTGCGTTTCCTGAACTAAGCCTGATTGGGCAGCACCACGGGACGTACTTGATTGCACAAAATCAAGATGGTCTATATCTGATTGATCAGCATGCAGCCCATGAACGGGTGAATTATGAGTATTATTACGAGCAGTTTGGCAATCCGGCTCAGGCTTCGCAGGAGTTGCTGCTGCCCATTACACTGGAGTTCACACCATCCGAGACGGAAAAGCTCAAAACAAGACTGGCTTGGTTCGAGCAGGCGGGTGTCTATTTGGAACATTTCGGTGGGCAGACCTTCCGGGTGCGTTCCCACCCGTTCTGGTTCCCCAAGGGGGATGAGAAAGACATTATTGAAGAGATGTCTGAATGGGTGCTGAGTGAACGTAGTATTGATGTTGCCAAGATGCGAGAAGCGGCGTCGATCATGTGCTCTTGCAAGGCATCCATCAAAGCCAATCAGAAATTGACGGATCAGGAGGCGGAAGTGTTGATTCAGCGTCTT
- the mutS gene encoding DNA mismatch repair protein MutS, giving the protein MAQYTPMIQQYLQVKAEAQDAFLFFRLGDFYEMFFEDAVNASRELEITLTARAGGGEDKIPMCGVPYHSADNYIQRLIEKGYKVAICEQMEDPTVTKGMVRREIVRVITPGTVMEGKTLGDKSNNYMVCLTGNQNTLALAACDLSTGELYVTSVPYSQEWLKDEIGIYEPSEIVGDAALLDTVATQASPIGRPVVYTPWTKSKEDLVRQQFGEAVWARLEPERQACIARLFSYLSETQKRSLGQLTQVSTYEPDHFMILDPFTRRNLELVETVRERSKKGSLLWLLDRTETSMGARMLRRWVDKPLLQKGKINERLEAVDTLYNQFILREDLRAELKDIYDLERLVGRIAFGNANGRDLNALKLSLDKIPGLRQYCAGSPSTTLQHIAGIMDDCSDLRDAIGQAIVDEPPVSVRDGGLIREGYHERLDELREASVNGKQWIAELEAREREATGIRSLKIGYNKVFGYYIEITKSNLASLPEGRYERKQTLANAERYITPELKEKETLILEAQDKMVDIEYGLFAELRERLNQEIARLQKLAELVAEIDVYQSFAVISAERNFVRPTLTDGYDLVVEQGRHPVVEAVMRDGAFIANNTAMQKEEARILLITGPNMAGKSTYMRQVALISILAQIGCFVPAGQAEVPIMDRIFTRIGAADDLIGGQSTFMVEMADIQVMTDKATPRSLIIIDELGRGTSTSEGMAIAQSVIEYVHDIIGCKALVSTHFHELAHLEESLDKLANYSMAVQESGDKVNFLRKLIAGAASSSYGIYCARLAGLPDSIIERANGLLHGFEHAAAQVAVGSEFAGNDKQQSGDHARVGAEFQSTDHSSLIREQESTEPVELTAATEAPVQKQQDKKQNGKQQAVSKHADVVQLSIFGDEEPSVTPKMEVVALDKPAREFIRNMKDIDVMNMTPLQAMQILNDLKLKAQQLS; this is encoded by the coding sequence ATGGCTCAGTATACGCCAATGATTCAACAATATTTGCAAGTGAAGGCCGAAGCGCAGGACGCTTTTCTTTTTTTTAGATTAGGTGATTTCTATGAAATGTTCTTTGAGGATGCAGTTAATGCTTCCCGTGAACTAGAAATTACATTAACAGCACGTGCAGGTGGGGGAGAAGATAAAATCCCGATGTGCGGTGTGCCTTATCATTCGGCTGACAATTACATACAGCGCTTGATTGAAAAAGGATACAAAGTAGCCATCTGCGAACAGATGGAAGATCCAACGGTAACCAAAGGCATGGTGCGGCGTGAAATTGTACGAGTTATAACACCCGGAACGGTAATGGAAGGCAAGACCTTGGGGGACAAGTCCAATAACTATATGGTTTGCCTGACAGGGAATCAGAACACACTTGCACTGGCTGCCTGTGACTTGTCCACAGGGGAGCTCTACGTGACCTCTGTTCCATACTCACAAGAGTGGCTCAAGGATGAGATCGGAATCTACGAACCTTCTGAAATAGTGGGGGATGCTGCGTTGCTTGATACGGTGGCTACCCAGGCATCTCCAATTGGTCGACCTGTGGTGTATACACCATGGACGAAGAGTAAGGAAGATTTGGTGCGTCAGCAATTCGGAGAAGCGGTATGGGCACGTCTGGAGCCTGAACGTCAAGCCTGCATAGCGCGTCTTTTCTCCTATTTAAGTGAGACACAGAAACGTTCACTTGGACAATTGACACAGGTTTCAACGTATGAGCCGGATCACTTTATGATTCTGGACCCCTTTACTCGGCGTAACCTGGAACTGGTGGAAACCGTACGTGAACGTTCGAAAAAAGGATCGCTGCTCTGGCTGCTGGACCGCACAGAAACGTCTATGGGTGCTCGCATGCTGCGTCGCTGGGTTGATAAACCCTTGCTGCAAAAAGGAAAAATCAATGAACGTCTGGAAGCGGTAGATACGCTGTATAACCAGTTTATATTGCGGGAAGATCTGCGTGCAGAACTCAAAGACATCTACGATCTGGAACGTCTGGTGGGACGAATTGCCTTTGGTAATGCCAACGGTCGGGATCTGAATGCACTGAAGCTGTCACTAGACAAAATTCCGGGGCTTCGTCAGTATTGTGCAGGCTCGCCTTCCACGACGCTACAGCACATTGCTGGCATTATGGATGATTGCAGTGATCTGCGAGATGCAATTGGTCAGGCTATCGTTGATGAGCCGCCTGTGTCCGTGCGTGATGGTGGCTTAATTCGTGAAGGATACCACGAGAGGCTGGATGAGCTTCGGGAAGCCTCGGTGAATGGCAAGCAGTGGATTGCTGAACTGGAGGCCAGAGAACGTGAAGCGACTGGCATTCGCTCGTTGAAAATTGGCTACAACAAAGTATTTGGGTACTATATTGAAATTACCAAGTCGAACTTGGCTTCTCTGCCAGAAGGCCGTTATGAGCGGAAACAAACCCTTGCGAATGCTGAGCGTTATATTACACCGGAGCTGAAAGAAAAAGAGACGCTGATTCTGGAAGCTCAGGACAAGATGGTCGATATTGAGTACGGCTTGTTCGCGGAACTGCGGGAACGGCTTAATCAGGAGATCGCCAGGTTGCAAAAACTGGCTGAGCTGGTCGCGGAGATTGACGTGTATCAATCCTTTGCCGTCATCAGTGCAGAGCGTAATTTCGTACGGCCTACATTGACCGATGGTTACGATTTGGTTGTGGAACAGGGGCGCCATCCGGTGGTTGAAGCGGTGATGCGAGATGGTGCTTTTATCGCCAACAATACTGCGATGCAGAAGGAAGAGGCGCGCATTCTGCTGATTACCGGTCCGAATATGGCGGGGAAAAGTACGTATATGCGGCAGGTGGCGCTGATTTCGATTCTGGCTCAGATCGGCTGTTTCGTGCCGGCAGGACAAGCTGAAGTACCGATTATGGATCGTATTTTCACACGGATTGGTGCGGCAGACGATCTCATCGGTGGACAAAGTACGTTTATGGTGGAGATGGCCGACATTCAGGTCATGACGGATAAAGCAACACCACGCAGTCTGATTATTATCGATGAACTGGGTCGGGGAACGTCTACCAGTGAGGGAATGGCGATTGCCCAGTCTGTCATTGAATATGTGCACGATATCATTGGGTGCAAAGCGCTGGTATCAACTCATTTCCATGAGCTTGCTCATCTGGAAGAGAGTTTGGACAAGTTGGCGAATTACTCCATGGCCGTTCAGGAGAGCGGGGACAAGGTCAATTTCCTACGTAAATTGATTGCCGGGGCTGCCAGCAGCAGCTACGGGATCTATTGTGCACGGCTTGCAGGACTGCCGGACAGTATCATTGAGCGGGCGAATGGCTTGCTGCACGGTTTCGAGCATGCGGCGGCTCAGGTTGCGGTTGGCAGCGAATTTGCCGGGAATGACAAGCAGCAATCGGGTGATCATGCTCGAGTCGGTGCAGAGTTCCAGTCCACAGATCATTCATCGTTGATTCGGGAGCAGGAATCTACAGAACCTGTCGAACTCACTGCTGCGACTGAAGCTCCAGTACAGAAACAACAGGACAAAAAACAAAATGGCAAGCAGCAGGCAGTCTCCAAACATGCTGATGTGGTTCAATTGTCCATCTTTGGAGATGAAGAGCCAAGTGTAACTCCGAAAATGGAGGTAGTTGCCCTTGACAAGCCTGCTCGGGAGTTTATTCGTAATATGAAGGATATTGATGTAATGAACATGACACCGCTTCAGGCGATGCAAATACTGAATGATCTCAAATTAAAGGCACAGCAATTATCCTGA
- a CDS encoding putative amidoligase domain-containing protein, with protein sequence MNVIDEAEEAVRRYERMLPRERADRLKRSGIEVLASQDRRDRELGLRVRYDVEICCLQAIRIKRRDTSGMGGAQESVLDREAASTLFKRIERLATKTLYTVGLDHGAVRLEASGKSGCSVISIDPRPWKGMTDLSAMYRAGWKQLQSELDEERHRNAAPILGMDPEFLLVQMPESKIVPASRFLERTGVAGCDSVTIGGRRIYPVAELRPAPSSEPRELLAHLMRAFAAASRSISDHSLIWQAGGMPQRGLPLGGHIHFSGVTLNGELLRAFDNYLALPLAVLQDPRGSGRRPRYGALGDFRLKSYGGFEYRTLPSFLVSPLVAKGVVALAGLIARGYNQLRQRPLAKAAIHTAFYEGNREVMQAHIPALLDDLTQMDGYERYERYAAPLISQLRQGRTWDESRDIRKLWNIRAGS encoded by the coding sequence ATGAATGTGATAGATGAGGCCGAGGAGGCGGTGCGCCGATATGAACGCATGCTCCCTCGTGAACGAGCAGATCGCCTGAAACGATCCGGGATTGAAGTGCTGGCTTCGCAGGACAGGCGTGACCGGGAGTTGGGTCTGCGTGTACGTTATGATGTAGAGATATGCTGTCTTCAAGCGATTCGCATCAAACGTAGGGACACCAGTGGCATGGGTGGAGCGCAAGAAAGTGTGCTGGATCGTGAAGCAGCATCAACGTTATTCAAACGTATTGAACGGCTTGCCACCAAAACATTGTATACGGTTGGACTGGATCACGGCGCTGTAAGACTGGAAGCATCAGGAAAGAGCGGTTGTTCTGTCATCTCGATTGACCCAAGGCCATGGAAGGGCATGACAGATCTCTCTGCCATGTACCGTGCAGGCTGGAAACAGCTTCAGTCCGAACTGGATGAAGAGCGGCATCGTAATGCAGCCCCCATACTTGGAATGGACCCTGAATTCCTACTTGTGCAAATGCCAGAATCCAAAATCGTGCCCGCCTCTAGATTTCTTGAACGAACAGGCGTAGCCGGCTGTGATTCCGTGACGATCGGTGGACGACGAATATATCCGGTAGCCGAACTGCGACCCGCTCCCAGCTCTGAGCCGCGCGAACTGCTGGCTCATCTGATGAGAGCCTTTGCGGCCGCATCTCGTAGTATTAGTGATCACTCGCTGATCTGGCAGGCAGGGGGAATGCCCCAGCGCGGATTGCCGCTCGGCGGACATATCCATTTCAGTGGCGTTACACTAAACGGGGAACTGCTGCGCGCATTTGACAATTATCTAGCATTGCCGCTTGCCGTTCTTCAGGACCCACGAGGTTCAGGCCGGCGTCCACGTTATGGGGCATTGGGTGATTTTCGGCTGAAATCTTACGGTGGATTTGAATACCGCACGTTACCCAGTTTTCTGGTATCTCCTCTGGTTGCCAAAGGTGTTGTTGCTCTAGCTGGTCTTATCGCGAGAGGTTATAATCAGCTGCGTCAACGTCCTTTGGCGAAGGCTGCTATTCATACTGCTTTTTATGAAGGAAACCGTGAGGTAATGCAGGCGCATATTCCGGCACTGCTGGATGACCTGACGCAAATGGACGGTTATGAGCGTTATGAACGTTACGCCGCTCCATTAATTAGCCAGCTAAGACAGGGTAGAACATGGGACGAGAGTCGGGATATACGTAAACTCTGGAATATTCGAGCAGGTTCATGA
- a CDS encoding outer spore coat protein CotE, which produces MSLSHKHQCREIITKAICGKGRKFSTVTHTVTPPHGPTSILGAWIINHQYEAVSAGDGIEVIGTYDINIWYSYDKNSQTDVAKETVSYVEHVPLSYLDPKHRAATVEVSADATQEPSCVEATVSAGGGSVIIRVEREFAVELVAETKVCVKVCTDGCGDYEDKDYDFGSGDGDYDDLDPDLLDDEL; this is translated from the coding sequence ATGTCATTGAGTCATAAACATCAATGTAGAGAGATCATCACGAAGGCGATCTGCGGGAAAGGTCGTAAGTTCTCTACCGTAACACATACCGTGACTCCGCCACATGGTCCGACCAGTATTTTGGGGGCTTGGATTATCAACCACCAATATGAAGCCGTATCAGCGGGGGACGGAATTGAAGTTATTGGTACTTACGATATCAACATTTGGTATTCCTATGACAAAAATTCACAGACGGATGTAGCCAAAGAAACGGTGTCGTATGTAGAACATGTGCCTTTGTCCTATCTGGACCCGAAACACCGGGCCGCCACTGTAGAGGTATCTGCGGATGCAACGCAGGAACCGAGCTGTGTGGAAGCCACGGTGTCGGCAGGTGGAGGCAGCGTAATTATCCGGGTAGAACGGGAATTCGCTGTTGAACTGGTCGCCGAGACCAAAGTTTGTGTGAAAGTGTGCACGGATGGCTGTGGAGATTATGAAGACAAGGATTATGACTTCGGTAGTGGTGATGGAGATTATGACGATCTCGATCCCGACCTGCTTGACGATGAGCTGTAA
- a CDS encoding aromatic acid exporter family protein codes for MGFRVIKTAIAALMAVLIADWCGLPGPTSAGLLAILGVDVTRKRSIRTISARFFASVVGLLFASVLFHFLGFHYWVLAFYILIAFPVIVRAGFKEGIVTGSVVVFRVFGGGEMDVHVVLVQIGLLLIGLGSAMVVNLAYMPAADPQMLRIRKRIDELFSVIFKEFAATLRNPNEVWAGKELIEADKAVLGGIEAAKRSLENQVIHPNEGWSVYFYMRKTQLDSIQHMMHLVSQIYQKMPHAEMVSELFDQLSQDVLTESYTGRTEKLLADVQEEFKRMELPDTREEFEIRSAILQLCRELALYLKIAKKDKAPSPVSDRSQSTNE; via the coding sequence ATGGGTTTTAGGGTAATTAAAACCGCAATAGCCGCGCTGATGGCCGTGCTGATTGCGGACTGGTGCGGCTTGCCCGGACCAACATCGGCGGGCTTGTTAGCCATACTCGGCGTTGATGTGACACGGAAAAGAAGTATTCGCACCATATCTGCGAGATTTTTCGCTTCCGTAGTGGGGCTTTTATTTGCAAGTGTACTTTTTCACTTTCTTGGCTTCCATTATTGGGTGCTGGCGTTCTACATACTAATTGCATTTCCGGTTATCGTTCGGGCCGGATTCAAGGAAGGCATTGTGACGGGTTCTGTCGTGGTGTTCCGGGTATTTGGCGGCGGTGAAATGGACGTACATGTGGTTTTGGTCCAAATTGGGCTATTGCTGATTGGTCTCGGTTCCGCGATGGTTGTCAATCTGGCGTATATGCCGGCTGCGGACCCGCAGATGCTGCGTATTCGCAAAAGAATTGATGAGTTATTCTCGGTTATCTTTAAGGAGTTTGCAGCTACGCTACGTAATCCGAATGAAGTGTGGGCAGGGAAAGAACTGATCGAAGCTGACAAAGCTGTACTGGGCGGCATTGAAGCAGCCAAACGTTCATTGGAGAATCAGGTCATCCATCCGAACGAGGGATGGAGTGTTTACTTTTATATGCGCAAAACGCAATTGGATTCCATCCAGCATATGATGCATCTGGTATCCCAGATCTATCAGAAGATGCCGCATGCGGAAATGGTATCGGAGCTGTTCGACCAGCTCAGTCAGGATGTACTCACTGAATCTTACACCGGACGTACAGAAAAACTTCTCGCAGATGTGCAAGAAGAATTCAAGCGAATGGAGTTGCCGGATACAAGGGAAGAATTCGAGATTCGTTCAGCTATTCTCCAGCTGTGCCGGGAACTCGCGCTGTATCTGAAAATAGCCAAGAAGGACAAAGCTCCGTCTCCGGTATCGGACCGGTCCCAATCTACAAATGAATAA
- a CDS encoding ABC transporter permease codes for MRQLHQSHIQQVARWRHKVLTVQLSMLVFMFLLWELAGRLRWIDVLLFSYPSKIFNQIWKDIVSGELWAHVGVTVGETAVGFLLGTLVGTLLAVLIWWSPFLSKVLDPYMVVFNSMPKVALGPIFIVMFGAGFTAIVMTTLSITVIITTLVVYNSFNEVDQNYIKVIRTFGGDRSEIFSKVVLPASFPAIVSTLKVNVGMAWVGVIVGEFLVAKQGLGYLIIYGFQVFNFTLVLSSLLIIAAVATAMYQLVVYVERKLLAGRR; via the coding sequence ATGAGACAGCTGCACCAAAGTCATATTCAGCAGGTTGCCAGATGGCGACATAAAGTGCTGACGGTGCAGCTGTCCATGTTGGTGTTTATGTTTTTGCTGTGGGAACTGGCGGGAAGGCTGCGCTGGATTGATGTGCTTCTGTTCAGTTATCCCAGCAAAATTTTCAATCAGATCTGGAAGGACATCGTCAGTGGAGAACTATGGGCGCATGTTGGGGTAACCGTAGGGGAAACGGCAGTCGGCTTTTTGCTGGGGACACTCGTCGGAACACTGCTTGCGGTTCTGATCTGGTGGTCTCCTTTTTTGTCCAAAGTGCTTGATCCTTATATGGTTGTGTTCAACAGCATGCCCAAAGTAGCGCTGGGTCCAATCTTTATCGTCATGTTTGGTGCAGGATTTACGGCCATTGTCATGACGACTTTGTCAATCACAGTCATTATTACTACACTTGTCGTGTATAACAGTTTTAATGAAGTAGATCAGAACTATATTAAGGTTATCCGTACGTTTGGTGGTGATCGCTCCGAGATTTTCAGCAAAGTCGTATTACCCGCTTCCTTTCCTGCCATTGTCTCTACCCTTAAAGTAAATGTGGGCATGGCCTGGGTCGGTGTAATCGTGGGTGAATTTCTGGTCGCCAAGCAGGGATTGGGCTATCTGATCATCTACGGATTTCAAGTGTTTAACTTTACCCTTGTTTTATCGAGCCTGTTGATTATTGCGGCTGTAGCTACAGCGATGTACCAGCTCGTTGTATATGTAGAACGCAAGCTGCTGGCAGGACGCAGGTAA
- a CDS encoding ABC transporter ATP-binding protein: MPESETVIKLEGISQVYVSEREASLVIENLNLQVEQGEFVSLVGPSGCGKTTLLSIIAGLLTPTAGEVKVKGKRIEGPSAQIGYMLQQDYLFPWRTILDNVLIGLELTGGLNDESRERTRELLAGMGLAGTESQYPSELSGGMRQRVALVRTLATDPGILLLDEPFSALDYQTKLQLEDLVSDTLKKSGKTSVLVTHDLSEAIAVSDRVIVLDRNPGRIRKEFIIPEDLRNAQPFHAREQPGFNELFQALWSELDQSGGGEKNG; the protein is encoded by the coding sequence ATGCCTGAATCCGAAACGGTGATCAAACTGGAAGGGATTTCGCAAGTCTATGTCAGCGAACGTGAAGCATCACTGGTTATTGAAAATCTGAATCTTCAGGTCGAGCAGGGAGAATTCGTTAGTCTTGTTGGCCCAAGCGGATGTGGTAAAACGACATTGCTGTCGATCATCGCCGGGCTGCTCACACCAACCGCAGGCGAGGTCAAGGTAAAAGGAAAACGCATCGAAGGTCCGTCTGCCCAGATTGGCTATATGCTGCAACAGGATTATCTGTTTCCATGGCGTACCATTTTGGATAATGTCCTGATCGGACTTGAATTGACAGGTGGGCTCAATGACGAGAGTCGCGAGCGCACACGTGAGCTGCTGGCAGGTATGGGTCTAGCTGGAACCGAAAGCCAGTATCCTTCCGAGTTATCCGGGGGCATGAGGCAACGGGTGGCTTTGGTACGTACACTAGCTACGGATCCGGGAATACTGTTGCTGGATGAACCCTTTTCCGCACTTGATTATCAAACCAAGCTGCAGCTGGAGGATCTGGTCTCAGACACACTGAAGAAATCCGGCAAAACTTCGGTGCTTGTCACCCATGATCTGTCCGAAGCTATTGCCGTCAGTGACCGCGTCATCGTGCTTGATCGTAATCCGGGGCGCATTCGGAAGGAGTTTATCATTCCCGAAGATCTGCGGAACGCACAGCCTTTTCACGCGAGGGAGCAGCCAGGGTTCAATGAGCTGTTTCAGGCGTTATGGAGTGAATTGGATCAGTCCGGTGGAGGTGAGAAGAACGGGTGA
- a CDS encoding ABC transporter substrate-binding protein codes for MKYTPWFIRAIVILLIIIVALTSCNKDKDETKITIGEVTRSVFYAPEYVAVAQGFFEEQGLEVDIQTTAGGDKTMAALLAGSVDIALVGAETSIYVYQQGAEDPVINFAQLTQTDGTFLFARNPEGDFNWDQLKQSTFLGQRKGGMPQMAGEFTLKKHGIDPQNDLELIQNVDFANIASAFASGTGDYVQLFEPQASIFEKEGRGKVVASFGTESGHLPYTVFMTKQSYINDNKDIVQKFTNGLHKAQAWVDSHTAEEIAEVIKPYFKDIDPAILVSSVNRYKEQGTYATDPIIDEDEWNNLLDVMSAAGELKQRVDSQTIVDNSYAEQAASAK; via the coding sequence ATGAAATACACGCCCTGGTTCATCCGGGCCATCGTCATTTTGCTCATTATCATCGTGGCTCTCACCAGCTGCAATAAAGATAAGGATGAAACCAAAATTACGATTGGTGAGGTCACACGTTCTGTGTTTTACGCACCGGAGTATGTGGCCGTGGCCCAAGGTTTTTTTGAAGAACAGGGGCTTGAAGTGGACATTCAGACGACGGCTGGTGGAGACAAAACGATGGCCGCATTGCTTGCAGGCTCAGTAGATATCGCATTGGTCGGAGCAGAGACGTCTATATATGTCTATCAACAAGGCGCAGAAGATCCGGTCATTAACTTTGCTCAGCTTACACAAACGGACGGAACGTTTCTGTTTGCCCGCAATCCTGAAGGTGACTTTAATTGGGATCAATTGAAACAGAGTACATTTCTCGGACAAAGAAAAGGCGGAATGCCTCAAATGGCAGGCGAATTCACGCTGAAAAAACATGGCATTGATCCGCAGAATGATCTGGAACTGATTCAAAATGTGGATTTTGCCAACATCGCTTCTGCATTTGCTTCAGGTACGGGGGATTACGTGCAGCTGTTTGAACCTCAGGCGTCCATTTTTGAGAAAGAGGGTCGCGGCAAGGTTGTAGCCTCGTTTGGAACGGAAAGTGGTCATCTGCCTTATACGGTCTTCATGACCAAACAAAGCTATATTAATGACAACAAGGACATCGTTCAGAAGTTCACTAACGGCTTGCACAAAGCCCAAGCTTGGGTGGATTCCCACACCGCTGAAGAGATCGCTGAAGTCATCAAGCCTTATTTCAAAGATATTGATCCAGCTATTCTGGTAAGCAGTGTGAACCGTTACAAGGAACAGGGCACATATGCAACCGATCCAATCATTGATGAGGACGAATGGAATAACTTGCTAGACGTCATGAGTGCTGCGGGAGAACTGAAACAGCGTGTGGATTCTCAAACGATTGTGGATAATTCCTATGCAGAACAAGCAGCATCAGCGAAGTAA